The Acidimicrobiia bacterium nucleotide sequence AGCTCGGTTGATGACGCTGTCGCCGCGGTGCGCGCCGCCGAACGGATTGACCGGGCGGCGGTTCGAAGATCGGTCGAGCAACGTTTCGATGTGAACCGGATGGTCGACGAGTACCTTGAGGTCTATCGCCGAGTCGTGGAACATCACCGGGTAGAGCGGGACGGAGCAACGGATGCCCCATGACTCCCGGTCGCCGGGTGAGGGCGAGCGCTTTCGGCTAGGTATTAACTAAACTATTGGCCCACTCGTACCGCAATGGGCTGGTGGACCGATTTTGATGCCGCAGAGGTCGTGTCTGACTTTGACCGGATCGCGGGTGCCGGCTTTGACTCGGCAAGGGTTTTCCTGACCTGGGAGGATTTCCAGGAAGCGCTGCTAGCAGAAGAAGCAGCTGCCGCACTTGCTAGCCATGCGAGCCTGTGGGCCTGGGACCTCGGTAACGAGAATTCGAACTGCGTGATACCGCCGAGTCGATCGTCTGCGGGGGATTGGTTGAAGCGAGTAACCGCTTCGATCCGCACGGCCGACCCGTCGGCTCTCGTCACGATCGGCCTGCATATGGAAGACCTCGAAGAGGACCGTAGGCTTGGTCCGACCGAAGCCGCCGAGGAATGCGATTTCCTCACCATGCATGGCTATCCCATCTACGCCCGCTGGTCAAAGGGTCCCACAGATGAGCACCTGCTTTCATTCCTCGCTCAGGTAACCCGGTGGCTGGGAAATGGCCAAAGCGTCCTGTTCTCAGAGTTCGGCTTGCCCACCTACCGTCAAGCCGATCCGGTTGGGCAAAGCATGACAGATACCAGCTCTTTTGTGCTTGTTGAGGAGCAGCGCGCAGCCAGGTACACAGAACGAGCTCTGTCGGCTCTTCGCGGAGCGGGATGCCTTGGTGCCATGCTGTGGTGCTACACGGACTACGAACCGACGATCTGGCACAAACCACCCCTCGACCTTGCGACCCATGAACGCTCGTTCGGAGTGTGGCGAGCAGACAATTCGGCTAAGCCCTCCGTAAACGTGGTGAAGGGGTTTTCAGGCGCTGACAGGGTCCCTGTACCTCGCGGTTACGCCTGGATCGACATCAAAGCGGAGGAGTTCTGGACGGACTCCACGAATCACATCTCGCGCCTGTACGGTCGTTATCGAGAATACGAAGGACTCACTTCGGAGTGAGGCGAGACAGAAGATCGTCGACAGGGACGGTGGCGATGCCAGCTCCAACATCGGAAAAACCGTAGGGAAGCACGAGCAGGTTGCCGTGGATCATGCTGCCGCACGAATACACGACGTTGGGAACGTATCCGTCGCGCTCATCGCCGGTGGCGGTCAAGAGCGGTTCCTTCAAGTGACCGATAACCCGACAAGGGTCATCAATGTCGAGGAGTATTGCTCCGATCGTGTACTGGCGCATAGGCCCAACGCCATGGGTGATCACCAGCCAGCCGGCCTCGGTTTCGAGCGGTGAGCCACAGTTGCCGATCTGCATGAGCTCCCAAGGCCGCTCGGGGATCTGGATTCTCTGGGTGTCCGCCCAGAAGTGCACGTCCGTTGAAAGCATCAGGAAGTTGTTTTCGTTGTCCTGGCGTGCGAGGGCAGCATACTGGCCGCCGATCTTACGCGGGAAGAGCGCAATCCCCTTGTTCTTTGCGCCGCTCCCGCTGAGGGTGGCGATTCGAAAAGAAAGAAAGTCCGTGGTCTCGATGAGCTGCGGGAGGATCCGAACACCATCGTACGCGGTGTATGTGGCGAAATAGACAACAGTTCCGTCATCGTTGACGAAACGAACAAACCGGGCGTCCTCCATTCCGTGGCTCTCGGTCGGTCCGCTCGGAAAGATCGTTCGCTCCGAGATGTTGGTTTCGGCAGTAAAGGTGCTCACATAGTTCGAGGAGGCCAGCCAGTGGACAGTTTTGGTCGTCTGGAACGCGATCGTGCGATCTACCCCATACTCGTCCAGGTCGAGGATCGCCGTTTCGAGTTGTCCGAATGTGAAGTGAGATGGCAGAAGGTCGAGGCACCACTGGCTGATCTCATTGAGTGCCCCGAGCTCTTCAAGCTTGGTGGCGAAGTGATCCTTGTCATAGATCGGAGACTGACGGCTGCCGGTCCTAGCGTATCGGCTGGGCCGTTCGATCGTGATCTCGCCGTGAGCGTCGAGCACGCCCAGCCGAAACTCGATCGACGAGATGTGCCCCTCACCGACGGCCCGTAGGCTCATTATGAATCGTTGTTCGTCGGGATTGAGTCCCGACTGATCGGGGGCTGGGACGATCGATGGATTGCTGAGGGCAGCCGCCTCGATCGAGTACTCGTGGGTGAAATAGGCGCCGATGAGGTGTCGACGCTCGAGGGAAATCAACTCAGGCTTCTCAAGGTGGTGAGCCACGACGGCGAAGCTGTGTTCAAAAATGGCGATCAGGTCCTTGTGGCGGGGTCCGAATTCGTCTCGCGTGGTCCTCAGAGTCGCGGTTACGTCCGCTCCCGACATGGCCAGGATGCGCTCCACCACGACTCTGACGCGTGACTGTCCGTCTGGAAAGACCTGCTCACCGGGCAAAAATGGTTTTGTGATCACGCGATGAGGGTCCCGCACGAAACGCACCGGACTTCTGGTGACGGGGATTTGGTTCATTCTGGTCGCATGCTCGAGTCATCAGGAGGGTTCGTTCTCTATCCGAACGCGCACTACAGCGTAGGCGTCCGCAGGCCTCAGGTAGTGGACCTCAGACTCCAACTCGTTCCGCTTGTTGAAGCACACCGAGAGCAGCCAGGGTCGACTCCGCCCCCTGGTTCAAGTTGACGTAATCGGGGCCAAGTCCATCTGCACACCCCCCGGTTCGCGGGTCGTAGAGAGCCGCACCGATGTCGTTGGCGCCAACAAACCAGCGAGCCGCCTGCTCCACACGGTACTTCCACCGACTGTCGCCCGTCAGTGACCATGCCCTACTGCATGCGTCGGCCATGGCAGCCGCCTCTACTGGCTGTTGATCAAACCCCGGCCGAGGTTCGCCAACTGTCCACCCACCCACCGGTGTGAAACTAAAATGGTCTTGGATCGTTTCGGCAGCTACCAACCAGTCAAGCAAGCGGAGTCCGGCATCGATAAGGTCGTCGCGAGCCAGCAATGCTCCAGCGGCCAAGAGGGCTTCGGGTATACGAGCGTTGTCGTACGTGAGCCGATCTTCTGGCCATGGCCAGCCGACATCATTTTGTACGACCAGGTGGCCGACGCATTGCTCCAAAACGTACCCGGCGTGTCGATGGCCGGGGGAAGCGAGCAGCACCTCACTCAATCCCAGCACCGCAAAAGCGTTCGGGCGCAAATGTGGCGAATGAAAACCAGGGAGCCTGTCAAAGACGTCCAGTCCCACTTGACGCATCGATGCGTCGGGGCTGGTGCGAGCGACCGTTCCCAACGCCCACAGTGCGCGTCCTTGGGAGTCGTCCGATCCCTTTTTGTCCACCCATTCGCCATCAGAACTGCGCCGGTTGTGAAAGCCGCCACCAGACAGTTGAGCATCCCGAAGGAAGGCAAGATAGACAGTTGCCATCTCGATGAGTTGGGGGGACGGATTCGGCTGGCGGCTCACAACGATTAGCGCTCGGGCGTTGTCGTCGGTGCAGTAGCCATGTTCCTGGCGGGGGGCATTGTGGAGCGCGTGCTCCCAGAGGCCGCGATGATCGGTCATCCGTTGCAGATGTTCGAACCGAGGGCTGGGCAGAGGATCATCGAGGGCGGCCGAAGGGTCCAAGCGGACAGTGTTTTCTTTCACCTGGAGCTTGCCCTCAACCCACCATGACCGGTGCATTCAAAGCCTTTTGCGACTCCGAAACCTTCAAAAGAGTGGAGATGTATTGTTGTCGGGCGAAGAGCTCTGCTGCCAGTTGATCGTATCGGTTTGCGACGGCCGGCCAGAACACCTCCGATCTGATCTGCCTTGCTTGCTTCGCCATACGTGCCGCCAAAGGGGCATCGGTCAATACGTTCCTGAGCGCGGCTGTCAGGGCGTTGGGATCGTCGTGGGGAACTACGATCCCTGCACCGCCGCGTAGCAGCTCAACAGCGTGGGGAAAGGCCGTCGCGACCACCGGTTTCCCGGCTGCGAGAGCCTCGACCAAAACCCCTGATGTCACCTGCTCGGTGGAGTCGTAAGGAAGCACAACGAGATCAGCCTTCCGGATCGCGACTGCCAGCGCGCCCGTGTCGAGGTAGCGATCATCAAATTCGACCATGTCAACGAGTCCGAGATCGTGGACCCGTGCGCTGAGGCTTTCGCGGTACGCATTGCCGTGCTGAGCCTGAACTTTGGGATGCGTTTTGCCCAGTATCACGTAGCGAGGAAGGGGACGAAGGTCTGCGAGGCCCGCGAAAGCGTCGATCGCCATCTCCAAGCCCTTGCCAGGTCCGATAAGTCCCCACGTGAGTACGACCGGCCGAGTTCCAGCCGCCAGCGACGGGCCGCCAAGGTTGGTCCGTGCCCCATGAGGAACAACTCGAACCTTGTCGGGGTCGACTTGGTATCCGTCGACGAGTCGCCGATAGGCGGTCTCGCTCATCACGATTGTCTCATCCGCCAGGGCTGCGACGGCCTCCAGAATCGATCGCTGGCTTCTGGTGGGGCGGCTAAGCACCGTGTGTAGCGTGGCTATTGCGGGGACTTCGAGGCCAGAAAGCAGATCAATGACCTCGTGACCGTCGGGTCCGCCGTAGATCCCGTATTCGTGTTGGACAAACACCGTGTCGAAAGAGTTGAGCACGTTGATCGCGCCTAGAAGAGAGGCATGGTTGCCGTTGACATGTTCGTAGACGACTTCGGCTGGCGATGCGCTGGGTCGGCTGTCCACCAAGCTGACCACGCCAAGGCCGGTCTCGGAACCGCGTTCGGAGGCGATAGCCTCCCGCAGGGCCAGCGTAAATGTTGCCAACCCGCAGAACGTAGGCGGATAACTACTCAGAAATGTGATCGTGGGGAGTTTCGTGTTTCGTGCCATGGCCAAAGCCTCTCAAGTGCTCACGCAACGGTTGTTGGCTGGTCTTAGCTTGGCATTCACCGCGGGCCACTGGATGACCACGCCGGGAGAGTGAAGCCCAGGGCCAGTCTCCGTGCACTCTCACCATACATGAGCCTCGCGCCTACCGACCGTCGAGACTTAACTCTGCCCACAGGATGTGCGCTCTCGTTCATGCAAAGGGCGACAAATTTCGAAAACGAAGCGGATCAGCCGGGGATGTGTCGGTCGGGGGAGATGACCCGGCCAGTGGTTCGGCGGAGCAACGCTTCGCTTCCAAACGTAGCGCAGAGGACGAGAGCATTCCAATCGCGCGCCCATCGCGCGAGAGGATGCGATGGGAGGGGAATCAACGCGACATGACGAGAAACGAAAACAGCCTCTGATCAGGTATTTCGCGCAATTCCCCAGGTCATCGAATTGCTCATAACCCGAAGGTCGCAGGTTCAAATCCTGCCCCCGCTACGAAAAGCCCCGGGCAGCGGATTGCTGGTCGGGGCTTCTACCGTTGCTTCTACCGTTGCTTCTACCGGATCTTCTACCGGCCGTTTGCGTTCCTCGCTGCTGGTGCGATGAGCTGTTCAAATACGCGTGCCGCGTCGGCTTGCATGCCGGGTAGGACGTGTTGGGCCGACCCCGATCCCCACCACCTTCTGTTATGTTTTCTGCCATGCCTGCCATGCGGTGAGCACATCGATGGTGGTTGGGTCGAGGTCGATGGCTCGCCGTGCGTTGCGGGTCTTGCCTCGTGAGGTGTGTATCTCGTAGGCAACCGCGACGAGTCCGCGACTGACCGACAGGCTGCCGGCGGTCAGGTCGATGTCGTCCCATCGCAGGCCGAGCAGTTCACTGCGACGCAGGCCGGTTGTCGAGGCCAGCCAGAAGGCCGGGAACAGCCGGTGACCGGCCGCGGACCGTAGAAACGCCTGCAATTGTGGGGCGTTCCACGCTTTCTGTTCGGTCTTCGGTATTGATCTCAGCTTTGGTGCGTGAGCGACGAGTGCCACGTTACGGTTGGCGATGCCCCGTGCCATTGCGTCGTTGAGGGCGCCTCTGATGATGAGGTGCACTTCGAGGACCGTCTTGGGTGCCAGCGGTCGGTGTCCGTCGGTTGGGTGGAGCATTGCCTCATAGAGTGCTTCGAGATGGTTGGCTCGTAGCCGACGGATCGGGATCCGACCGATCACCGGCAGGATATGCCGATCGATTTTGCGCCGGTATCCGTCCCAGGTGCTCTGAGCCAGGGTGATCTTTTTGCCGGGAAGCCACCGGGTGGTCAGGTAGGCGCCGAAGGTGAGCGAACGTGCCTGGTCGTTACGTCCGTTGACGTCGGTGGCGAGACGGGCCGCCAACCGTTCGGCCTCCTTGCGGTCGGGTCCGGCGGGATACCAGCGGCGGCGCTGCTTGCCGGTGACCGGGTCCAGTCCTTCGTAGATGACCGCATACCAGCGGTCGCCCTTGCAAGCTACATAGCCTTTCATGATCCTGTCCTTTCTGGGTTCCGAGTTTCGGAGACCCGGTAGAAGGATCGGTAGAACGGGTGGATTGTGTTACCCGAGCCGAGATCACTCAGGAGCCAACATGTCGCCAGTAGAGCGAACGCCGATGCCTACCCGTACACGCTTCTGGTCTGACCTCGCTCCATCCTTTCCCGGACCCGAGCAGTCACCCATCCCGGGGCGGTTCAACATCCTGCACGATTGTCGGATTGTCGAGATGTGTGTGTACGAGGAGAGCCGTCAGGATCCCACTCGCAACCGGGCCGAACGCGTCAAGTTTGCGTCAGGGCTCTGGTGCGCTCCGCTCTGGTGCGCTATTCCTATGAGTAATGACTAGACATGCGAGTCATTCGCCAAATCTGGAGATCCTCAAGATTGCGGTGCCGTTGCTTGGCATTGCAGCTGCTGGGGGCGTGCTTGGACATCCGTCGGTAGCGTTCGTCGTATCTGGGATGGTCGTTGTGTGGGTGGCCGTGCTTTTCGGATTGTCGCTTGTCGAGAGACTTGCTGTGGAGCGCGATCCGGGCCGTGAACTGCTTTGGGATCTACTGCTCACTGCTGTGATTTTGCTCGCTCTGGTGGGGGTTGGTCTGATGACTGCGCCACTGACATGACACTGTGCTGGCCCGCCTGGCCGTCAAGATCCAGAGGTGAGGCGTTAACAAGGCGTTAGGGCCGGAGGGGGAGGGCCGCCAATGCGGTATTACTGTGGTGCGCCGTCACTGGGCGGCGCATGCTGTTTGTGAGGCGACCGGTGAAGTCGACATGGTAAAGGGACGACCCGGAACGGGTTTCAAGCGGCGTCTGTTCGGTAGGCCGTTCGCCAGTCACGAGGATGAGCATCAGCTGTTGCCGAAGCGTTTGGCGCTTCCGGTATTCGCCTCCGACCCGCTCTCTTCGGTGGCGTACGCAACCGAAGAGGCGATGCTGGTTCTCTCGTTGGCGGGGGCGGCGGCTTTCAGTTGGCTGACGCCGCTTTCTCTTGGCATCGCGACGCTGCTTCTGATCGTGATTGTCTCGTATCGGCAGACGATCAAAGCCTATCCCGAAGGTGGCGGTGCATTCATCGTCGCCAACGACAACCTGGGGATACGAACCGGCGCTGTGGCTGCGGCTGCTCTTCTCATCGATTATGTTTTGACGGTGTCGGTGTCGGTGGCGGCTGGTGTTGCTGCGATCACGTCTGCGGCCCCTTGGCTGCAGCCATACCGGGTGGTGACGGCGCTCGGGTTTGTGGTCCTGTTGACCGTTGCCAACCTGCGCGGTGTGAGGGAGGCTTCGACGTTGTTCGCTCTTCCGACCTATTTGTTCGTGTTAACCGTGGGGATCATGCTCGTCGTGGGATTCGCGGAGTGTTTGAACGGCCAGTGCCCTTCAGCGATTTCTTCTGGTGTCGAGCTGGAGACACAGGTGTCCGCGGTCGGGCTCTTCCTCGTGCTGCGCGCGTTCGCTTCCGGGTCGACGGCCCTCACCGGGGTCGAAGCAATCGCCAATGGCGTACAGGCGTTCCGCGAACCCAAGTCGCGTAACGCGGTAGCAACGCTCGGAGTAATGGGTGGCATCTCGATCTCAATGTTCTTGGGTATCTCCACACTGGCCCGATGGTTTGATGTCCGCATCTCGGAGGGCACCATCAACACCTACGGCACGGTCATGTCCCAGATTGGGCGCGCCGTGTTCAATGGAGGGGTCGGCTTCTACGCTTTGCAGGTGTTCACTGCTGCCATCTTGGTGCTGGCTGCGAACACCGCCTACCAGGACTTCCCTCGCTTGTCGGCCATCCTTTCCCGCCACAAATTGACACCACGCCAATTCCTTAACCGCGGTGACCGGCTGGTCTTCTCCAATGGGATCATCACTCTGGCATTGCTAGCGTCGGCGTTGCTCTTGATTTTCGGTGCCGACGTCAGTCGCCTCATCCAACTGTACGTCGTCGGTGTGTTTACCGCCTTTACTCTCAGCCAGACGGGGATGGTCAGACACTGGTTGCGCACCAGGGAGCCAGGATGGCGGCGATCCGTCGTGATCAATTCGGTCGGAGCGGTAACCACCGGCGTCGTGCTGGTGGTGGTCGCATCGGTTAAGTTCGTCCATGGGGCCTGGATCGTCATCCTCCTCGTCCCGATCCTGGTAGCTCTGATGCTGTCGATCAGGCGCCACTATCTCGGGGTGGCCGCCCAACTCCGCCAGGTCACGAAGGAAGCCACGGCAAAGCCGGCGCGGGTGATCGTCCTTGTGGCTCATCACGACGACGCCACTGAACGATCGCTGCGTTACGCCGAGTTGCTCGCAGCCGAGTCGCTGACGTGTGTCCATGCCGTAGGCCCAGGCTCAGATGACCTCCTCTACACCTGGGATCCGGCACATCTCGAACACCCTTTGGAGGTGTTGGCGGGAGAGAGCGAACCGATCTCCCGACGGGTCGTCGACCGTATCCGCCAAGAGCGCGATACCCACCCGGGAGCACTCGTTACGGTGATCCTCGCCGACCGTGTCCGGTCACGGTCGATCCTTGCTTTTTTCGTCCACCGCCATAGCCTCGCCATCAAGTCGCGACTGCTCTTCGAGCCCGGTGTCGTCGTGACCGACCTCAACGTAGTTCGAAGGTTCCGACAAAGCCGGCGAAGCCAGGTGCCCATCTCTCATGTCGAGCAGGTGGTGCTGATATCGGATATGACCAGACCGATCCGCGAAGCGCTCACCTACGCCGAGAGCCTCGGATTCCCAGTCATCGCAGTACACATCGACGTCGACCCGAGACAAAGCCAGCGTCTCGAATCCGAGTGGGAGGCCGCCGGATACCAATTCCCGCTGGAGATTCTCGCCAGCCCCTATCGGAGCATCGTCGACCCGCTGGTCCGATATCTGCGGGATAGACGTCGGGCCGCGGCACCAGGCACGTTAATCTGCGTGGTGATCCCCGAGTTCGTGGTACCTGGTCGCATCGCCCAACTGCTCCACAACCAGACCGGGCTCGCCATCAAGGTAGCCCTCGCCGGTGAGCACGGCATCGCTGTCACCTCGGTTCCTTATCACCTCCGCACCATCGGCGATCATGCTTCGCCTTCGGACCGGTCGTCAGTCAATACCCCCGTGGCCGTCGAGTCGGCGAAGCTGTCGACGGGGCCGCAGATTCCCCAGCTTGGTGGTGGCGATCCCTGTGAAGAACACCAGCAGGGCATGACAGAGTTGTGAGGGTCGTCGCTCACAAGCTGGAGCTAGGACCCGGTGGAAAAGGAGTCGACGGAGATGGCGGCGACGATGGCCAGGTGATTGCCCGTCTGCGAGCTGTTCGAGATCCTGTATGTTGTCGTCGCTCAGTCGAACAACACCCTCTGGTACAACACCGTCTGGTAGGCGCCGCGATTCGGCCAGCGATGCTTGTGGGGCGATTCTTCGGCGTTATCCCGTGTCCGGCATCGCCGTCAATCGCCACATTTCGGTGGCTAACGCCAAAGCTGGAGGTATCACGTGGGGCGCAGTAATGGGCCGCGATTCGATGAGGTCCTTGTCCTGATCGACACGCAGCAAATCGGCGGTCGGAGTATCGGGTTCCGCGGGAAACCCGGTCAACGTCGGGTTGCTCTGTCCTTGCATCGAAAGCCGACAGTGATCATCCCAACCATCCGGAACCCGGACGGTCCTCCTCAGATGCCAAACGCCTTGTGGTAGGTAACCTGACATGGTGAGTCTAGGAAAGCTGAAGGTCTTCCTCGGAGCCGTTCCCGGTGTCGGGAAGACCTATGCCATGTTGGAGGAAGGTCACCGTCTACAGACGGAGGGCCGCGATGTTGTCATCGGCTATGTCGAATCGTACGGCCGCGCCGAGACCGCTGCTCTGATCGGCGGCCTCGAGGTCGTCCCCAGATGCTCCATGTCTAACCGTGGATCCACCTTCGAGGAAATGGACCTGGACGCTGTCCTGGCGCGCCGTCCCGAGGTCGTGCTCGTCGACGAGTTCGCCCACACAAATATTCTCGGATCGCGAAATACCAAGAGGTGGCAGGACGTCGACGAGATCCTCGACGCCGGCATCGATGTCCTGTCGACGGTTAACATCCAGCACCTCGAGTCACTCAACGACGTGATCCACGAGATCACTGACGTCATCCAGCGTGAGACCATCCCAGACGACGTGGTGAGTAGGGCGGAGGAGATCGAGTTGGTCGACCTGACTCAAGAAGGAGTTCGTGAGCGGCTCGCTGCGGGGAAGATCTATCCGGCCGAGCGCATCGACGCCGCGCTCGCCAACTACTTCCGCCCCGGGAACCTAGGAGCCTTGCGGGAACTGGCGTTGTCCTGGACTGCCGATCGGGTCGACGAAGCCGTGGCGGATTACCGAGCAATGCACGGCATCGACCAACCCTGGGAGACCAAGGAGCGCGTGGTCGTCGCCCTGGTCGGTGCGGCAGGGAGCGAAGACGTCCTGCGGCGCGCAGCCCGGCTCGCGATGCGGTCCGGGGCCGATCTCGTCGGTGTCTATGTGCGCACCTCGGATGGCCTCGCTGACCAGTCCAACAAGGTGCTGGCCGGGCTAATCGAGCTTCTCCAACAACTCGGTGGTCGCTACCACGAGTTGGTTGGAGACGACATAGGGACGGTGCTGGTGGCCTTTGCCCGCGACGAGAACGCAACCCAGATCGTTCTCGGCGCCTCCCGCAGATCCCGACTTGACGAACTGCGACGCCGCTCACCGGTCACCAAAGTGATCCGCAACGCCGAAAACATCGACGTCCATGTCATCTCCTACGAAGGAGACCGCAAGCCCCGGCCCCGCCGC carries:
- a CDS encoding glycosyltransferase, coding for MARNTKLPTITFLSSYPPTFCGLATFTLALREAIASERGSETGLGVVSLVDSRPSASPAEVVYEHVNGNHASLLGAINVLNSFDTVFVQHEYGIYGGPDGHEVIDLLSGLEVPAIATLHTVLSRPTRSQRSILEAVAALADETIVMSETAYRRLVDGYQVDPDKVRVVPHGARTNLGGPSLAAGTRPVVLTWGLIGPGKGLEMAIDAFAGLADLRPLPRYVILGKTHPKVQAQHGNAYRESLSARVHDLGLVDMVEFDDRYLDTGALAVAIRKADLVVLPYDSTEQVTSGVLVEALAAGKPVVATAFPHAVELLRGGAGIVVPHDDPNALTAALRNVLTDAPLAARMAKQARQIRSEVFWPAVANRYDQLAAELFARQQYISTLLKVSESQKALNAPVMVG
- a CDS encoding glycoside hydrolase family 130 protein; the protein is MNQIPVTRSPVRFVRDPHRVITKPFLPGEQVFPDGQSRVRVVVERILAMSGADVTATLRTTRDEFGPRHKDLIAIFEHSFAVVAHHLEKPELISLERRHLIGAYFTHEYSIEAAALSNPSIVPAPDQSGLNPDEQRFIMSLRAVGEGHISSIEFRLGVLDAHGEITIERPSRYARTGSRQSPIYDKDHFATKLEELGALNEISQWCLDLLPSHFTFGQLETAILDLDEYGVDRTIAFQTTKTVHWLASSNYVSTFTAETNISERTIFPSGPTESHGMEDARFVRFVNDDGTVVYFATYTAYDGVRILPQLIETTDFLSFRIATLSGSGAKNKGIALFPRKIGGQYAALARQDNENNFLMLSTDVHFWADTQRIQIPERPWELMQIGNCGSPLETEAGWLVITHGVGPMRQYTIGAILLDIDDPCRVIGHLKEPLLTATGDERDGYVPNVVYSCGSMIHGNLLVLPYGFSDVGAGIATVPVDDLLSRLTPK
- a CDS encoding glycosyltransferase family 4 protein, with the protein product SSVDDAVAAVRAAERIDRAAVRRSVEQRFDVNRMVDEYLEVYRRVVEHHRVERDGATDAP
- a CDS encoding APC family permease is translated as MPKRLALPVFASDPLSSVAYATEEAMLVLSLAGAAAFSWLTPLSLGIATLLLIVIVSYRQTIKAYPEGGGAFIVANDNLGIRTGAVAAAALLIDYVLTVSVSVAAGVAAITSAAPWLQPYRVVTALGFVVLLTVANLRGVREASTLFALPTYLFVLTVGIMLVVGFAECLNGQCPSAISSGVELETQVSAVGLFLVLRAFASGSTALTGVEAIANGVQAFREPKSRNAVATLGVMGGISISMFLGISTLARWFDVRISEGTINTYGTVMSQIGRAVFNGGVGFYALQVFTAAILVLAANTAYQDFPRLSAILSRHKLTPRQFLNRGDRLVFSNGIITLALLASALLLIFGADVSRLIQLYVVGVFTAFTLSQTGMVRHWLRTREPGWRRSVVINSVGAVTTGVVLVVVASVKFVHGAWIVILLVPILVALMLSIRRHYLGVAAQLRQVTKEATAKPARVIVLVAHHDDATERSLRYAELLAAESLTCVHAVGPGSDDLLYTWDPAHLEHPLEVLAGESEPISRRVVDRIRQERDTHPGALVTVILADRVRSRSILAFFVHRHSLAIKSRLLFEPGVVVTDLNVVRRFRQSRRSQVPISHVEQVVLISDMTRPIREALTYAESLGFPVIAVHIDVDPRQSQRLESEWEAAGYQFPLEILASPYRSIVDPLVRYLRDRRRAAAPGTLICVVIPEFVVPGRIAQLLHNQTGLAIKVALAGEHGIAVTSVPYHLRTIGDHASPSDRSSVNTPVAVESAKLSTGPQIPQLGGGDPCEEHQQGMTEL
- a CDS encoding glycosyltransferase — protein: MTDHRGLWEHALHNAPRQEHGYCTDDNARALIVVSRQPNPSPQLIEMATVYLAFLRDAQLSGGGFHNRRSSDGEWVDKKGSDDSQGRALWALGTVARTSPDASMRQVGLDVFDRLPGFHSPHLRPNAFAVLGLSEVLLASPGHRHAGYVLEQCVGHLVVQNDVGWPWPEDRLTYDNARIPEALLAAGALLARDDLIDAGLRLLDWLVAAETIQDHFSFTPVGGWTVGEPRPGFDQQPVEAAAMADACSRAWSLTGDSRWKYRVEQAARWFVGANDIGAALYDPRTGGCADGLGPDYVNLNQGAESTLAALGVLQQAERVGV